One Mycolicibacterium fallax genomic window, CCCCCGATTCGGGTGGCGGTGCCGCCGCCGCTGGCGCTGCCCGAGCGCGAGCCCCGCAACATCCTGCTGATGATCGCCATCCCGGCGCTGCTGGTCGGCATCATCGGGACCCTGGTGGTGATGTACACCTCCGGGGTGCGCTCGCTGCAGTCCGGGTTCTTTCCGATGATCGGGCTGGTCGGGTTCGGCGCGATGATGTTCAGCGGCCGGTTCGGCCGCACCCGCAAGGTCGGCTGGGGCGAACAGGAGAAGGACCGGCGCGGCTATCTGCGCCAGCTCGACGAGGACCGCGACGAGATCCAGCGGGCCGCCGCGGCGGCCCGACGCGCCCGGCTGTTCACCCACCCCGACCCGCAGCGGCTCGACAGCGTGATCGGCGGCCCGCGGATGTGGGAACGCCGGCCCACCGACCCGGACTTTCTTGACGTGCGCCTCGGCATCGGGATCCAGCAGTCCGGTGAGGCCGCGGTGTCGTTGCAGTGGCCCGAGGTTCCGATCGGCGAGGAACTCGAACCGGTCACCGGTGCGGCGCTGCGCGACTTCATGTTGGAGCAGACCAAGATCCGGGGCATCGGCAAGGTGCTGAGCCTGCGCTCGCGGCCCGGCTTCAGCATCGTCGGCGCCGATCCGGCCGCCGTCGCCGCCCTGGCCCGGGCGCTGCTGTGCGGGCTGGCCGTCGCGCACAGCCCGGCCGATCTGAAGATCATGGTGGTCACCCGGCACCCGCAGCGCTGGGACTGGCTGGTGTGGCTGCCGCACAACCAGCACGACGAGATGTTCGACGCCTGCGGGCTGCGCCGGCTGGTGTTCGCCACACCGACCGACCTGGAGGAGGCCCTCGACGCCGAGCTGCATCGCAAGGGCCGCGGGCCGTGGGAACCGCCGAACGCCGCCAGCCCGGTCTCGATGCCCTCGCCGATGGAGGCCAGCCGCGCACCCGGACCGCACTGGCTGATCGTCGACGACGGCACCGGCAGCCCGGACGCCTGGGAGGGGGTCACCGGACAGAAGGGAATGGCCGGGATCACCGTGCTGCGGCTCGCCGCGCGGCGTGGCATCGGGGTCGGATTCGGTTGCCCGGACGAACGTTTCGAGCTGCACGGCGCGATGCTGCGGCACCGCGGAGCGTTCTACGCCGTCGCCGACCAGCTGGCCGCGTCGGCCGCCACCCGGTATGCCCGGGCGATGGCCCGCTGGTCGCCGTCGACGGCCGCCGAGCGGGAAACCTCGGGCGGGGGCACCGAGCTGCTGCGCGCGCTGGGCATCACCGACCTGCGCAACCTCGATGTCGACCGGTTGTGGTCACAGCGCCGGGGTCGCAGCGACCCGAAGTGGGCGATGATCCCGGTCGGCGTCGGCCCGGGCGGACGCCTGCAGCACATTGTTCTGCGGGCCAAGGACTTCGGTGGATTCGGTTTCCATTCGGTGGTGATCGGCACCTCCGGCTCGGGCAAGTCCGAGTACTTCCTGGCGCTGTGCAACGGGATCGCGCTGACCCACTCGCCGCAGACCTTCACGGTGATCTTCGTCGACATGAAGTTCGAGTCGGCCGCCCAGGACCTCGCGGGCCTGCCGCATGTGGCCGGCTCGCTGTCCAACCTCGGCAAGGATGATCGGCACCTCGCCGAACGAATGCGCACCGCGATCAACGGCGAGATCGCCCGGCGCTACCGGCTTTTCAAGGAGGCCGGGGCGCGGGACGCCAACGAGTACGAGGAGATGCGGCTGGCCGGCCGGGACCTGGAGCCGGTGCCGATCCTGCTGGTCATCATCGACGAGTATCTGGAGCTGTTCCACCACCACCCGGACTGGATCGACCTGGTCATCCACATCGGCCAGGAGGGCCGCGGCTGCAACGTGTTCTTCACCCTCGGCGGCCAGCGGCTGGACCTGTCCTCGCTGAGCAAGGTCAAGAGCAACATCGCCTTTCGGGTCGCGCTGCGCGCCGAGACCGCGGAGGACTCCCGCGACGTGATCGGCAGCGACGCCGCGCTGCACCTGCCGTCGGCGGACAACGGGTACGCACTGCTCAAGGTCGGTCCCCGCGACCTCGAGCAGTTCCGCTGCTTCTACGTATCGGCGCCGTTCGTGCTGCCCAAGCCGGCCACCGGGCCGGCGACGGTGGACCTGAGCTTCGCCCGGCCGCGGGCGCTGACCTGGGAGTTTCAGCCGCTGTCGGAGGCCGACAGCGCGGCGCTGGCCCGCGTCGACGCCCCCGAGCAGCCCGATGAATTCCTCTACCACCCCGACGGTTTCAAGAAGATGAAGCTGCTGGAGGTGATCCGCGACGCGCTGATCGCCCATCCGGCGCGCGCCCCGCACCGGATCTGGCTGCCGCCGCTGGAGGAACCGGAACCGATCGACCGGCTGGTCACCCGGTGGCGGGGCCGGGACTGGCGGGACGGCTACGGCGACAACCCGGGGCTGGTGTTCCCGGTCGGGATGGCGGACTTGCCCGAGGAGCACGCGCAGCGGGTGCACGTCGTCGACGCCGAGATGGACAACGTGATGGTGGTGGCCACCGCCCAGCGCGGCAAGTCCAGCACCCTGATGACGCTGATCACCGCCGCGGCGCTGCTCTACCGCCCCGAGCGGGTCACCTTCTTCTGCCTGGGTGCCGCGCTGCACCCGGTCGAGGAGATCCCGCACGTGGCATCGGTGGTGTCGCTGGCCGACGGGGAGGGGGTGTCCCGGACGCTGGCAACCCTGGAGGTGCTGCTGCGGGACCGGGAGGCATCCTTCAAGCGCTACCAGATCGACGTGGCCGAGTTCCGCGACCGGCGGTTCGGCCCGGCCCGCGGCGCCGGCACCCCGGGCACCGACCCGGACGACAAATTCGGTGACGTGTTCCTCGTCGTCGACAACTTCGGCGACCTCTACGAATCGGACATGGCCACCGGGGATCGGGTGATCCGGCTGGCCCGCCAGGGTCTGTCCTACGGCATCCACGTGATGAGCAGCGCCAGCGGCTGGCTGGTCGGGCAGCGGCAGGCGCTGATCAACATCTCCAACGCCCGGATCCAGCTGCGGTTGAGCAACCCCGACGAGACCCAGATGGGCATCGGCATCGAACATCGCCGGGCCGCCCGCCGGGTCCCGGACCGACCCGGCTTCGGGGTCAGCGCCGAGGGACACGAGCTGCTGATCGGGCTGCCGGAGATCGACGGCCCGGACGGCCGGCTGACGGTACGCCAGACCGGGCGGGCGATCGCCGCGGTGACCGGCGCCGGGAAGCGCGAGACGCTGGCGCGGCTGCCGCGGGCGGTGGCGCTGCGCACCCTGGTCACGGCGTTCGCCGCGGGCCCGGCCGGCGCGGATCCCTGGAACATCCCGTTCGCGCTCGGCGAGAGCGTGCTGGCGCCGCTGGCGCTGCCGACCGGCGCGCTGCCGAACCTGCTGATCGTCGGGCGCCAGGGCTGCGGGAAAACCACCGCGCTGGCCGCGTTCGGCCAGGCCGCGATGGCGCGGCTGGGCGCCGAGCGGCTGCAGATCCACATCATCGACCCGAAGACCAGCCTGATCGGCCGGGTGCAGGGACCGCAGGTCGTCCGGTACGCCTACACCGCCGAGGACATCGACGCCACGATGGCCGAGCTGGCCGAGCTGCTGGCCCGCCGGCTGCCGCCGTCCGGGCTGACCCAGCAGGAACTGCTGGACCGCGAGCCCTGGACCGGGCCGCACCAGCTGGTGCTGATCGACGACGAGCAGGAACTGCGGGCCGCCGGGGCGGTGCTGGGCAAACCGGCGGCCAGCGCGCCGCTGTGGCCGCTGATCGAACGCAGCCGGGAGATCGGGCTGCACGTGGTGGTGGCCCGGGCGCCCGGCAACTGGGCCGGGGTGTCGCTGATGAACCCGCTGCTGCAGCGGCTGACCGCCGCGCGCACCCCGACGCTGTTCATGGACAACGATCCGGCGATGGTGAAGGTGTTCGGCCGGATCAGCGCCGCGCAGTTGCCGCCCGGCCGCGGTCAGTTCGTCACGGTCGAGGGCGAGATCGAGGGCGTGCTGATCGGGCTGCCGGACTGACCGCCTCGGATCAGTGTGCGGCCGACGGGGTCTCGATCGCCGGCGCGGTCGTGCCGAACTGCAGCACGCCGTCGTCGATCCGCCGGTACCGCAGGTTCAGCGCGTCGACCGGCAGCACCGCGCGCAGTCGCCACGGCGATTCGGTGCCGCGCTTGGGAAACGCGTCGATGTCGCGCAGCGCGTAGGTGGAGTTCTGCTCCAGGTACGGGGTGCGCGCCAGGGCCGCGTCGGCCCGGGCCGGCGCCACCCGGTGCTGACCGCGGGCGTCGAGGTGGTTGATCAGCCGGCAGGCGTATTCGGCGGTCAGGTCGGACTTGAGCGTCCAGGACAGGTTCGAATACCCCAGCGAGAACACCAGGTTCGGCACGCCCTCGAGCATCATGTCCTGGTAGCACACCCGCTGCCCCGGATCGATCTCCTCGCCGTCGACCACCAACTCGATGCCGCCGAGGAACTTCAACCGAAACCCGGTGGCGGACACCACGATATCGGCGGGCAGCCCCGTTCCGGACTTCAGCTCCAGGCCGGTCTCGGTGAACTGCACCAGCTCGTCGGTGACCACCCGTGCGGTGTCGCCGTGCAGCGCCTCGAAGAAATCGTTGTCCGGCACGATCGAGATGGCTTGATCCCAGGGCAGATAACGCGGATTGAAGTGGGTGTCCACCGGATAGCCCTTCGGCAGGGCATGTTTCATCGCGCCGCGGAACACCGCGCGCATGAACCGGGGCACCCCCTTGGGCACCCCCTTGCACATGTGGTAGGCGACGGTCATCCGAAAGATGTTCTTGGCGCGGACGATCGACCACATGGCGCGCGCCGGCAGGATCTTGCTCAGCAGCTTCGCCAGGTGATCGACGGCCGGCATCGAGAGCACATAGGAGGGCGACCGCTGCAGCATGGTGACCGACGCGGCGGTGCGGGCGAGCACCGGCAGCAGGCTGACGGCCGTCGAGCCGCTGCCGATGATCACCACCCGCTTGCCGGCATGATCGAGGTCCGCCGGCCAGTACTGCGGATCGACCAGGACCCCGCCGAACCGGGACCGCTGCGGGTAGTCGGGCAGGTAGCCGGCCGCGTAGTCGAAGTAGCCCCCGCAGACCAGCAGGAACGCGCAGCTGATGGTGACGGGCTCGCCGTCGCGCTCCACGTCCAGCGTCCAGCGTCCGGTCTGGCTGGACCACTGTGCCCCGGCGACCCGGTGATTGAACCGGATCTGCCGGTCGATGCCGAACCGGCGGGCGGTGTCCCGGATGTAGGCCAGGATGTCGGCGCCGTCGGCGATGGCGGTGGTGGACAGCCAGGGGTTGAAGCCGAAGCCGTAGGTGAACATGTCGGCGTCCGAGCGGATGCCCGGATAGCGGAACTGATCCCAGGTGCCACCGGCCCGCGGACGGGCCTCCAGCACCGCGTAGGTCTTGTCCGGGCAGTCCCGCTGCAGGTGGTACGCGGCGCTGATTCCGGAGATTCCGGCACCCACGATGACCACGTCGACATGGTTGCTGGCGGCCGGTGCGGGCGGCTGGTCGTCTGACACGCGGAAGGTCTCCTCGGCCGGTGGGCAGGGCATTACAAGACAGGCCGTCACCGTACCGTCAGTAGTTTCGTTTACAAATGAAACACGTTCTAATCCTGTTAGGGTGCGGATTGGTCAGGGCCTTCGGGACCCGATGAAGCGATTAGGAGACCCGTTCATGTCGCGTCTGGACACCCAGGCCCCCCTTCTCACTGACCGCCCCCTCGACGATGACCCGATCGTCATCGTCGGAGTGGCCTGCCGACTGCCCGGCGGGATCGACTCGCCGGAGTTGCTGTGGCAGGCCCTGGAGACCGAACGCGACGTGGCCGGGCCCTTCCCGGACGACCGCGGCTGGGCCCTGGACACCCTCATCAGCGAGGACCCGGACGAGATCGGCACCACCTACTCCCAGGGCGGCAGTTTCATCGAGGACGTCGGTGACTTCGACGCCGGCTTCTTCGGCATCGCGCCCCGCGAGGCCAATGCGATGGACCCGCAGCACCGCCTGGTGCTGGAGGTGGCCTGGGAGGCGCTGGAGCGCGCGCACATCGACCCCACCACGCTGCACGAGTCGGAGACCGGCGTCTTCATCGGCGAGATCTTCGACGACTACCGGGAACGGTTCATCACCCCCGAGGGCGGGATGGGCGAGCACGAGGGCCACCTGCTGCTGGGCAACGCGCGCTGCGTGCTGTCCGGCCGGCTGGCCTACGCGTTGGGCCTGAACGGGCCCGCCATCACCTTCGACACCGGCTGTTCGGCGTCGCTGGTGGCGCTGCACCACGCCATGCTGTCGCTGAAGTCCGGGGACTGCGACCTGGCGATCGTCGGCGGCGTGACGGTGATGTCCGCGCCGTCGTTCCTGATCGGTTTCTCCCGGGTGCGCGGCATCGCCGCGGACGGCCGGAGCAAGTCCTTCGGCGCCGACGCCGACGGGATGGGCCTGGCCGAGGGCGCCAGCCTGTGCATCATCGAACGCCGATCGGATGCGCTGCGCCGCGGCCACCCGATCCTGGCCGTGGTGCGGGGATCGTCGGTCAACCAGGACGGCGCGTCGGGCACCCTCACCGCGCCCAGCCAGCGGGCGCAGGAATTGCTGATCGGCAAGGCGCTGCGCAACGCGGGCCTCGGCCCGGCCGACGTCGACGTGGTGGAGGCGCACGGGACCGGCACCAGCATCGGCGACCCGATCGAGGCGCGCGCGCTGATGAACACCTACGGCCGGGAGCGTCCCGACGATGCACCGCTGTGGCTGGGTTCGGTCAAATCCAACATCGGCCACACCCAGGCCGCCGCCGGCATGGCGGGGGTGATCAAGATGATCGGGGCGATGCAGCACGACCTGTTGCCGCGCACCCTGCACGTCGAGCAACCGTCACCGGAAATCGACTGGACGGCAGGCAATGTCGCGCTGCTCGCCGAGCATCAGGCCTGGCCGCCGAGCGAGCGGCCCCGCCGGGCCGGCATCTCGTCGTTCGGTGTCGGCGGCACCAACGCCCACGTCATCATCGAGGAGCCGGGCGCCCGGGACGTTCGCGCCGCCGACGACTCGGCGGCGTCGCAGGACGCACCGACCGCCGTGCCGCTGCTGCTGTCGGCGAAGTCGGCGGCGGCGCTGCGCAGCTACGCCGGCCGGCTGCGCGGGCACCTGCTCGACGGCCACGCCGGTGACCCCGCCGATGTGGCCTGGTCGCTGCTGAACACCCGCTCGCTGTTCCGGCACCGGGCCGCGGTGGTGGGCGGCACCGCCGCCGAGCTCGCCGAGGGTCTGGCGGCCATCGAATCCGGCGGCTACGCCGGCAACGTCGCGGTCGGGGAGGCCACCGCCCGCCGGGTGGCGTTCGTCTTCCCCGGCCAGGGCTCGCAGTGGGTCGGGATGGGGGTCGACCTGCTGCGCAGCAGCGAGGTGTTCGCCGTCAAGATCGACGAATGCGACGAGATCCTGGCCCAGCACCAGGACTGGTCGGTGCGCAAGGCGCTGGAGGTCCCCGACGACATCGACTGGACCCGCGTCGACGTCATCCAGCCGCTGCTGTTCTCGGTCAACGTGGCCCTGGCCGCGCTGTGGACCTCCTGGGGTGTGGCGCCGACCGCGGTGATCGGCCACTCCCAGGGTGAGCTCGCGGCGCTGCACGTGGCCGGCGCGCTGTCCCTGGCCGATGCCGGCTACCTGGTCGCCAAGCGCAGCCAGGTGATCCGCGCCCACGCCCGCGACGGCGCGATGCTCGCCGTCGAGGCTTCCGCCGAACAGGTCCGCGCCGAACTCGATGGCCGGCCGGGCCTGGAGATCGCCTCGATCAACGGACCGCGCACCACCGTGGTGGCCGGCGACGTCGCGGCGGTGGCCGAACTTCGCGAGCAGCTGGAACGCGGCGGCATCGAGGCCCGCGGCATCGCGGTGGACTACGCGTCGCACACCGCCCACGTCGACGCGCTCAAGGATGAGCTGGCCGCGGCGCTGAGCCGCGACATCACCGTCGCCGCCGCACCGGTCCGGTTCTACTCCGCGGTCACCGGCGAGCAACTCGACACCGAAACCCTGACGTCGGACTACTGGTTCGACAACCTGCGGCAGCCGGTGGACTTCCAGCGCGCCGTGCGCACCGCGATCGCCGACGGCTGCAACGCCTTCATCGAGGTCAGCGCCCACCCGGTGCTGCTCGCGCCGCTGGAGCAGATCGTCGAGGACCGCGGCAGCGACGCCGTCGTGGTGGGCACCCTGTCCCGGGATCGGGGGACCGTGGCGAAGGTGGCCGGCTCGGCCGCCACCCTGCACTGCGCGGGCGCCGACGTCGATTTCACCGCGCTGTTCCCGGACTGGCGGCGCCCGACGGTGGACCTGCCGACCTACCCGTTCGAACGGATCCGGCACTGGCTGGAGCCGGAGCAGTCCCGGCGGCCGCTGCCGGGGGCGACGGCCGTCGACCACCCGTTCCTGACCATGATGGCGCCGCTGGCGGCCGGGCCGTCCACCGCGTTCTTCGGGGCGATCTCCCCGCGCGATGAGCTGTGGCTGTCCGACCACGCGGTACGCGGCAACGTGCTGGTGCCCGGCACGGCGTTTTTGGACATGGCGTTGTTCGTCGCCGACCGGCTCGGGTACGCCGAGGTCGAGGAGCTGACGGTGGTCACCCCGCTGCTGCTCGAGGAGGACGGGGACACCGTCGACGTGCAGGTGGTGGTGGAGGACGCCCTGTCGGAGAACACCGCGGTGGAGAACGCCGGCGCCGACTGCGCAGCCATCACCATCTATTCGCGCGACGGCGAGGCGGACTGGACCGTCAACGCGATGGGCCTGCTGCGCCGCGGGGCTGCGGCGCCGGGGGACGGCCCGTCGGCACTCATCGACGCCGCGGCGTGGCCGCCGGCCGATGTCGAGGCGCTCTCGGTGCCCGCGATGTATGACGACCTGTCCGCCCGCGGCTACGAGTACGGTCCGGCCTTCCGCGGCCTGAGCCGGGCGTGGACCGGCGCCGGCCGCGCGTACGCCGAGATCCAGGCCCCCGCGGCGCTGGGCGAGGTGGGTGACCGCACGCGGATCCATCCCGCCGTGCTCGACGCCGGCCTGCACGCCGGTGTCGCCGGATTTGGCGACGGGTCCGGCGCCGAGGTGCTGCTGCCGTTCTCCTGGCGCGGGGTTCGGATGCACCGCAGTGCCCCCGACTCGCTGCGGATGGCGGTGGTGAACCAGGGCGAGAAGCAAGCCACCATCACCGTCACCGACGATGCCGGGCAGCTGGTGCTGACCGCGAAAGCACTTGAGCTGCGCGCGGTTCCCGCCGACACGACGCTGGGCAAACCGTCCCGGCTGGCCTATCGGCTGGGCTGGAAACGCCACGACCTGCCGCACCGGGAGGACCCGGTGCCGGTGCTGACCCTCGGTGCGGCCTCAGGCGGGGTGTGCGGGGTCGAGGTCCTCGGGCACCTCGAGGACATGGCCGCCCTGACCGGCGCCGCGGCTGCGGTGACCGCCGGCGCCGGCGCCGGCGCGGTGCTCTACCGCGTCGATGCCCCGGCCGCCGAAGCCGCTGCCGATGCCGCCGCGGACGCGGTGGCCACGGTGCTGGCCGACACCCAGCGGTTCCTCGCCGACCCGGCCCTGGACCGCAGCACCCTGGTCGTGGTCACCAGCGGGGCGGTCGGCTGTCGCGATGCCGACATCGTGCAACCCGGCAGCGCGGCGATCTGGGCATTCCTGCGGGCCGCGCAACGCGAACACCCGGACCGGATCGTCGCCGTCGACGTCGACGCCTGGGATCCGCCGCTCCCGATCGGGGACCTGATCGGCAGCGGCGAGCCGGTCGCGGCGGTGCGCGGCGGCCAGGTGTACGTGCCGGAACTGTCCCGGCTGCACCACAACGAGCCGACCCTGAGCCTGCCCGCGGACGCGGACTGGCACCTGCTGGCCGGTGACGACGGGCTGATCGACAACATCCACGTGGCGGCCGACGCCGCCGATCCGGCTCCCCTGGAACCGCACCAGGTGCGGTTCGCGGTGCGCGCCGCGGGCCTGAACTTCCGCGACGTGCTGATCTCGCTGCGGACCTACGCCGGCACCGTCGGCGCGCTGGGCCTGGAGGCCGCCGGCGACGTCCTGGAGATCGGCAGTGCCGTCGAGGACATCGCCGTGGGCGACCGGGTGTTCGGCTACTGCACCGGCGGATTCGGCAGCATCGCGATCGGCGACTGCCGGGCGCTGGCCAAGATCCCGGCGGACTGGGGCTACCCGGAGGCCGCGGCGCTGCCGGTCACCTTCGGGACCGCCTACTCGGCGCTGCACGACCTGGCCGAACTGACCGCCGACGACCGGATCCTGATCCACTCGGCGGCCAGCGGGGTGGGGATGGCCGCGGTCGGGCTGGCCCAGCACGTCGGCGCCGAGATCTACGCGACCTCCAGCCCGGAGAAGTTCCCCATCCTGCGGGCCATGGGGATCCCCGAGCAGCGGATCGCGTCGTCGCGCAACGCCGACTTCGAGCGCGAGTTCCGGGCCGCCTCGGGTGGTCGCGGCATGACGGTGGCGCTGGACGCCTTCTCCGGGCGGATGGTCGACGCTACGCTGCGCCTGATGGCCCCGGAGGGCAGATTCGTCGAGATCGGCCGCGCCGACATTCGCGACGCGCGTGAGGTCGCCGAGCAGTACTCCGGGGTGCGCTACCACGTCTTCGATCCGTTCGAACTGGGGGCCGAGGCGCTGGGCAACCTGCGCGGCGCGGTCGCGGACTTGGTGCACTCCGGTCAGTGGCCACGAATCCCGGTGCGCGGTTGGGACATTCGGAACATCC contains:
- the eccCa gene encoding type VII secretion protein EccCa, translating into MSKRGFVRAPRVPAPTVPPIRVAVPPPLALPEREPRNILLMIAIPALLVGIIGTLVVMYTSGVRSLQSGFFPMIGLVGFGAMMFSGRFGRTRKVGWGEQEKDRRGYLRQLDEDRDEIQRAAAAARRARLFTHPDPQRLDSVIGGPRMWERRPTDPDFLDVRLGIGIQQSGEAAVSLQWPEVPIGEELEPVTGAALRDFMLEQTKIRGIGKVLSLRSRPGFSIVGADPAAVAALARALLCGLAVAHSPADLKIMVVTRHPQRWDWLVWLPHNQHDEMFDACGLRRLVFATPTDLEEALDAELHRKGRGPWEPPNAASPVSMPSPMEASRAPGPHWLIVDDGTGSPDAWEGVTGQKGMAGITVLRLAARRGIGVGFGCPDERFELHGAMLRHRGAFYAVADQLAASAATRYARAMARWSPSTAAERETSGGGTELLRALGITDLRNLDVDRLWSQRRGRSDPKWAMIPVGVGPGGRLQHIVLRAKDFGGFGFHSVVIGTSGSGKSEYFLALCNGIALTHSPQTFTVIFVDMKFESAAQDLAGLPHVAGSLSNLGKDDRHLAERMRTAINGEIARRYRLFKEAGARDANEYEEMRLAGRDLEPVPILLVIIDEYLELFHHHPDWIDLVIHIGQEGRGCNVFFTLGGQRLDLSSLSKVKSNIAFRVALRAETAEDSRDVIGSDAALHLPSADNGYALLKVGPRDLEQFRCFYVSAPFVLPKPATGPATVDLSFARPRALTWEFQPLSEADSAALARVDAPEQPDEFLYHPDGFKKMKLLEVIRDALIAHPARAPHRIWLPPLEEPEPIDRLVTRWRGRDWRDGYGDNPGLVFPVGMADLPEEHAQRVHVVDAEMDNVMVVATAQRGKSSTLMTLITAAALLYRPERVTFFCLGAALHPVEEIPHVASVVSLADGEGVSRTLATLEVLLRDREASFKRYQIDVAEFRDRRFGPARGAGTPGTDPDDKFGDVFLVVDNFGDLYESDMATGDRVIRLARQGLSYGIHVMSSASGWLVGQRQALINISNARIQLRLSNPDETQMGIGIEHRRAARRVPDRPGFGVSAEGHELLIGLPEIDGPDGRLTVRQTGRAIAAVTGAGKRETLARLPRAVALRTLVTAFAAGPAGADPWNIPFALGESVLAPLALPTGALPNLLIVGRQGCGKTTALAAFGQAAMARLGAERLQIHIIDPKTSLIGRVQGPQVVRYAYTAEDIDATMAELAELLARRLPPSGLTQQELLDREPWTGPHQLVLIDDEQELRAAGAVLGKPAASAPLWPLIERSREIGLHVVVARAPGNWAGVSLMNPLLQRLTAARTPTLFMDNDPAMVKVFGRISAAQLPPGRGQFVTVEGEIEGVLIGLPD
- a CDS encoding flavin-containing monooxygenase, encoding MSDDQPPAPAASNHVDVVIVGAGISGISAAYHLQRDCPDKTYAVLEARPRAGGTWDQFRYPGIRSDADMFTYGFGFNPWLSTTAIADGADILAYIRDTARRFGIDRQIRFNHRVAGAQWSSQTGRWTLDVERDGEPVTISCAFLLVCGGYFDYAAGYLPDYPQRSRFGGVLVDPQYWPADLDHAGKRVVIIGSGSTAVSLLPVLARTAASVTMLQRSPSYVLSMPAVDHLAKLLSKILPARAMWSIVRAKNIFRMTVAYHMCKGVPKGVPRFMRAVFRGAMKHALPKGYPVDTHFNPRYLPWDQAISIVPDNDFFEALHGDTARVVTDELVQFTETGLELKSGTGLPADIVVSATGFRLKFLGGIELVVDGEEIDPGQRVCYQDMMLEGVPNLVFSLGYSNLSWTLKSDLTAEYACRLINHLDARGQHRVAPARADAALARTPYLEQNSTYALRDIDAFPKRGTESPWRLRAVLPVDALNLRYRRIDDGVLQFGTTAPAIETPSAAH
- a CDS encoding type I polyketide synthase; the encoded protein is MSRLDTQAPLLTDRPLDDDPIVIVGVACRLPGGIDSPELLWQALETERDVAGPFPDDRGWALDTLISEDPDEIGTTYSQGGSFIEDVGDFDAGFFGIAPREANAMDPQHRLVLEVAWEALERAHIDPTTLHESETGVFIGEIFDDYRERFITPEGGMGEHEGHLLLGNARCVLSGRLAYALGLNGPAITFDTGCSASLVALHHAMLSLKSGDCDLAIVGGVTVMSAPSFLIGFSRVRGIAADGRSKSFGADADGMGLAEGASLCIIERRSDALRRGHPILAVVRGSSVNQDGASGTLTAPSQRAQELLIGKALRNAGLGPADVDVVEAHGTGTSIGDPIEARALMNTYGRERPDDAPLWLGSVKSNIGHTQAAAGMAGVIKMIGAMQHDLLPRTLHVEQPSPEIDWTAGNVALLAEHQAWPPSERPRRAGISSFGVGGTNAHVIIEEPGARDVRAADDSAASQDAPTAVPLLLSAKSAAALRSYAGRLRGHLLDGHAGDPADVAWSLLNTRSLFRHRAAVVGGTAAELAEGLAAIESGGYAGNVAVGEATARRVAFVFPGQGSQWVGMGVDLLRSSEVFAVKIDECDEILAQHQDWSVRKALEVPDDIDWTRVDVIQPLLFSVNVALAALWTSWGVAPTAVIGHSQGELAALHVAGALSLADAGYLVAKRSQVIRAHARDGAMLAVEASAEQVRAELDGRPGLEIASINGPRTTVVAGDVAAVAELREQLERGGIEARGIAVDYASHTAHVDALKDELAAALSRDITVAAAPVRFYSAVTGEQLDTETLTSDYWFDNLRQPVDFQRAVRTAIADGCNAFIEVSAHPVLLAPLEQIVEDRGSDAVVVGTLSRDRGTVAKVAGSAATLHCAGADVDFTALFPDWRRPTVDLPTYPFERIRHWLEPEQSRRPLPGATAVDHPFLTMMAPLAAGPSTAFFGAISPRDELWLSDHAVRGNVLVPGTAFLDMALFVADRLGYAEVEELTVVTPLLLEEDGDTVDVQVVVEDALSENTAVENAGADCAAITIYSRDGEADWTVNAMGLLRRGAAAPGDGPSALIDAAAWPPADVEALSVPAMYDDLSARGYEYGPAFRGLSRAWTGAGRAYAEIQAPAALGEVGDRTRIHPAVLDAGLHAGVAGFGDGSGAEVLLPFSWRGVRMHRSAPDSLRMAVVNQGEKQATITVTDDAGQLVLTAKALELRAVPADTTLGKPSRLAYRLGWKRHDLPHREDPVPVLTLGAASGGVCGVEVLGHLEDMAALTGAAAAVTAGAGAGAVLYRVDAPAAEAAADAAADAVATVLADTQRFLADPALDRSTLVVVTSGAVGCRDADIVQPGSAAIWAFLRAAQREHPDRIVAVDVDAWDPPLPIGDLIGSGEPVAAVRGGQVYVPELSRLHHNEPTLSLPADADWHLLAGDDGLIDNIHVAADAADPAPLEPHQVRFAVRAAGLNFRDVLISLRTYAGTVGALGLEAAGDVLEIGSAVEDIAVGDRVFGYCTGGFGSIAIGDCRALAKIPADWGYPEAAALPVTFGTAYSALHDLAELTADDRILIHSAASGVGMAAVGLAQHVGAEIYATSSPEKFPILRAMGIPEQRIASSRNADFEREFRAASGGRGMTVALDAFSGRMVDATLRLMAPEGRFVEIGRADIRDAREVAEQYSGVRYHVFDPFELGAEALGNLRGAVADLVHSGQWPRIPVRGWDIRNIREAFRLMSTGRHTGKHVVINPASMSAVRGGTVLITGGTGMVGRHLARHLVARWGVGRVVLLSRSGPAAAMPAEFVEQLRELGAEVELRACDVADAESVAQVVADVAAAHRVVGVVHAAGVLDDGVLESMDAERITTVFDPKANGAWNLHAATRQLDLEFFVMCSSVAGVFGSPGQTNYAAANGYLDGLAAWRRAHALPATSIAWGLWSDSSSLTAKVLDSGADSIDRLGVRGFSPAEAVAAFDEALLSPGASTLVVRMEEDAASLLKLRTTLPPKRSRSTEPARRPADPAAAPPLREVLAAAAPEAREGLTIEAVCREIAATVGMTDQAGVDPDCSYRELGFDSLMAVEFRNRLNSLTGLRLPAAVVLDQPTPRLLAQSIVAALQDEAGEAASVPGELAAAR